One Odocoileus virginianus isolate 20LAN1187 ecotype Illinois chromosome 6, Ovbor_1.2, whole genome shotgun sequence DNA segment encodes these proteins:
- the LOC139035586 gene encoding olfactory receptor 6E1-like, translating into MDRRLHTPMYYFLRNFAVLEIWFTSVIFPKMLTNILTGNRTISLAGCFLQSFLYFFLGTTEFFLLAVMSFDSFPLLELICADTSLIELLGFILANISLLGTLSVTATCYGHILHTILHIPSAKERRKAFSTCSSHIIVVSLFYGSCIFMYVRSGKGGQGEDRNKVVALLNTVVTPVLNPFIYTLRNKQVKQVFNKQISKLLS; encoded by the exons ATGGACAGgcgcctccacacccccatgtactacTTCCTCCGCAACTTTGCTGTCCTGGAGATCTGGTTCACCTCGGTCATCTTCCCCAAGATGCTGACCAACATCCTGACAGGAAACAGGACCATCTCCCTGGCAGGCTGTTTCCTACaaagttttctctatttcttcctgggcACCACAGAGTTCTTCCTACTGGCAGTGATGTCCTTTGACAG CTTTCCACTCCTGGAACTCATATGTGCAGACACAAGTCTGATCGAGCTTCTGGGTTTTATCCTGGCGAACATCAGCCTACTGGGCACTCTGTCCGTGACGGCCACCTGCTATGGCCACATCCTCCACACCATCCTGCACATCCCCTCAGCCAAGGAGAGGCGGAAAGCCTTCTCAACCTGCTCCTCCCACATCATTGTCGTCTCTCTCTTCTATGGCAGCTGCATCTTCATGTATGTCCGGTCGGGCAAGGGCGGCCAGGGGGAGGACAGGAACAAGGTGGTGGCCTTGCTCAACACCGTGGTGACCCCAGTGCTCAATCCCTTCATCTACACCCTGAGGAACAAACAGGTGAAGCAGGTGTTTAACAAGCAAATTAGCAAGCTCCTCTCATAA